A region from the Rufibacter sp. DG15C genome encodes:
- a CDS encoding RNA methyltransferase codes for MISKGNLKYIRSLQIKKYRGQHQAFTVEGEKSVTELLHSDFEIEAVFATEKFLQKHTTLLKKGFAVEQVTEEELAKAGSLESNNAALAIAKMKPAQSFQWNEQELVLALDEVRDPGNLGTIIRIADWYGLTSIVLSETSADFYNQKVINATMGSFTRVTPHYVNLKDFLKARPTNFPIFGAALQGENVHRLALQPTGVLIMGNEAHGIRPEIMDLVTQPIKIPGRGGAESLNVGTATAILLDNFFRNI; via the coding sequence ATGATTTCGAAAGGGAACTTGAAGTACATTAGGTCACTGCAAATAAAGAAATATAGAGGGCAACACCAAGCTTTCACGGTAGAAGGCGAAAAGAGTGTCACCGAACTGCTGCATTCTGATTTTGAGATTGAGGCAGTTTTTGCCACAGAAAAATTCCTTCAGAAGCATACCACACTTCTTAAGAAAGGTTTTGCCGTGGAGCAGGTCACCGAAGAGGAACTGGCCAAAGCCGGCAGCCTGGAAAGCAACAACGCCGCCCTGGCCATTGCCAAAATGAAACCGGCCCAGTCGTTTCAATGGAACGAACAGGAATTGGTTTTAGCCTTGGACGAGGTGCGCGACCCCGGCAACCTGGGCACCATCATTAGGATTGCGGACTGGTACGGGCTCACATCCATTGTCTTGTCAGAAACCTCGGCAGATTTTTACAACCAGAAAGTCATCAACGCTACCATGGGTTCTTTTACCAGAGTCACGCCCCATTATGTGAACCTGAAGGATTTCCTGAAGGCCCGACCTACCAACTTTCCAATATTTGGAGCCGCCTTGCAAGGAGAAAACGTGCACCGCCTGGCCTTGCAGCCAACGGGCGTTTTGATCATGGGCAACGAAGCCCACGGCATCCGGCCAGAGATCATGGACCTGGTCACCCAGCCCATTAAGATACCCGGCCGCGGCGGAGCGGAGTCTTTGAACGTGGGTACTGCCACCGCCATACTTTTGGACAATTTCTTCAGGAATATCTAA
- a CDS encoding RNA polymerase sigma factor, with protein sequence MNETDLVKALQTGDAKAQRFLYERFGGPMMGVCLRYLKNEMDAEEVLINGFMKVYQNVDRFEQKGSFEGWVRRIMVNEALQYLRKKEPLHLAIEKEHIHLASEDATADSDMSAEEMMEMLHDLPAGYRAVFNLYAIEGYSHKEIAEMLNISEGTSKSQLSKARAMLQRMLAEQGITIDI encoded by the coding sequence GTGAACGAAACAGATCTGGTAAAGGCACTGCAGACCGGCGATGCAAAAGCCCAGCGCTTCTTGTACGAACGCTTTGGAGGGCCCATGATGGGTGTCTGCCTGCGTTACCTCAAGAACGAAATGGACGCGGAGGAGGTCTTGATCAACGGGTTCATGAAAGTGTACCAAAACGTGGACAGGTTTGAGCAAAAAGGAAGTTTTGAAGGCTGGGTACGCCGCATCATGGTCAATGAGGCTCTTCAGTATCTAAGAAAGAAGGAGCCGCTGCACCTGGCCATTGAAAAAGAGCACATCCATCTGGCCTCTGAGGACGCCACCGCTGACAGCGACATGTCTGCCGAGGAGATGATGGAGATGCTACATGACTTACCGGCCGGCTACAGAGCGGTATTCAACTTGTACGCCATTGAAGGTTACTCGCATAAAGAGATCGCAGAGATGCTCAACATCAGTGAAGGCACCTCTAAGTCACAGTTAAGCAAAGCCAGAGCCATGCTACAGCGCATGTTGGCAGAACAAGGAATCACGATTGATATCTAA
- a CDS encoding thiamine pyrophosphate-dependent enzyme, which yields MESTPVDFSVKVDQKILVNAYRLMLTAKTMADVYEENKAICSKYVHSTSRGHEAIQLATACHLTPRDFLSVYYRDESILLGLGMQPYELMLQLMAKRDDPFSGGRTYYGHPSLRREGFPVIPHQSSATGMQAIPATGMAHAISYLESQGLEDVEEGRVALCSLGDGSVTEGEVAEAFQMAVLKKLPIIYLVQDNDWGISATGSEMRAMDAYEYAAGFKGMERLRVDGADFVDSFLGMEEAFRIARTERRPVLVHAKCPLLGHHTSGVRREWYRGDNLSQHSLLDPLPKLGNLLLELGMTEGELEQLVQEVQEDVQAQYEQALAAENPDPATFNLHEFAPTPVTEEKGNRNPYGAEKTTMVDAALHAVDDILKQYPEALFYGQDVGGELGGVFREAALLAKKYGDNRVFNTPIQEAYIVGSTAGMSAVGAKPIVEIQFADYIWPGINQLVEELSKSCYLSMGKFPIQSLIRVPIGAYGGGGPYHSGSIESTLLNIRGIKVVFPSNAADMKGLMKAAFLDPNPVVMLEHKGLYWSKVPGTEDAKTIEPDADYILPLGKANVVQQAHEDELRNGNSVTVITYGMGVYWAKAASKQLPGSVEIVDLRTLNPLDWETVIASVYRHGKVLVLTEEPLMNSFAESLAGRISKECFQKLDAPVFTLGAENLPAIPLNVELEKMMLPNADKVLAALTELLEY from the coding sequence ATGGAGTCCACCCCAGTAGATTTTTCTGTGAAAGTTGATCAAAAGATTCTTGTAAACGCCTATAGACTCATGCTCACCGCCAAAACCATGGCCGATGTGTATGAAGAAAATAAAGCCATTTGTAGTAAATACGTTCATAGTACCTCCAGGGGACATGAGGCCATCCAATTAGCCACCGCCTGCCACTTAACACCCCGGGATTTTTTGTCTGTCTATTACCGCGACGAGTCCATTTTGCTGGGCCTAGGCATGCAGCCCTATGAGCTCATGTTGCAGTTGATGGCCAAGCGCGACGATCCCTTCAGCGGGGGCCGCACCTATTACGGACATCCGTCCTTGCGCCGCGAGGGTTTCCCAGTGATTCCGCACCAAAGCTCTGCCACGGGCATGCAGGCCATTCCGGCCACGGGCATGGCGCACGCCATTTCGTATCTGGAGTCGCAAGGTCTAGAGGATGTAGAAGAAGGCAGAGTGGCGCTTTGCTCTTTAGGCGATGGTTCCGTGACCGAAGGCGAAGTAGCCGAGGCCTTCCAGATGGCGGTCTTAAAAAAACTTCCCATCATTTACCTGGTGCAGGACAACGACTGGGGCATCTCGGCGACGGGATCTGAGATGCGCGCCATGGATGCCTACGAGTATGCCGCCGGCTTTAAAGGCATGGAGCGCCTGCGCGTAGACGGCGCCGACTTTGTAGATTCCTTCCTGGGCATGGAAGAGGCCTTCAGGATTGCGCGCACAGAGCGCCGTCCGGTGTTAGTGCACGCCAAATGTCCGTTGCTGGGCCACCATACCTCTGGCGTGAGAAGAGAATGGTACCGTGGCGACAACCTATCCCAGCATTCCTTGCTTGACCCGCTTCCTAAATTAGGAAACCTGCTTTTAGAGTTGGGCATGACCGAAGGTGAGTTGGAACAGCTAGTGCAAGAAGTACAGGAAGATGTGCAAGCCCAATACGAGCAAGCCCTGGCCGCCGAGAATCCAGACCCGGCCACGTTTAACCTGCATGAGTTTGCGCCAACGCCCGTGACTGAGGAGAAAGGCAATAGAAATCCTTATGGCGCCGAGAAAACCACCATGGTAGACGCGGCCTTGCATGCCGTGGATGATATTTTAAAGCAGTACCCAGAGGCTTTGTTTTATGGACAGGACGTAGGCGGTGAATTAGGCGGGGTGTTCAGAGAAGCAGCGCTTTTGGCCAAGAAATACGGAGACAACCGCGTCTTCAATACACCCATCCAGGAAGCTTACATAGTGGGTTCTACAGCCGGTATGTCGGCGGTAGGAGCCAAGCCCATTGTAGAGATACAGTTCGCGGATTATATCTGGCCGGGCATCAACCAATTGGTAGAAGAGCTTTCTAAAAGCTGCTATCTGAGCATGGGCAAATTCCCGATTCAGTCTTTGATACGTGTGCCCATTGGCGCGTACGGCGGGGGCGGGCCTTACCACTCGGGTAGCATTGAGTCCACGCTTTTGAACATCCGCGGCATCAAGGTAGTTTTCCCAAGCAACGCCGCCGACATGAAAGGCCTTATGAAAGCCGCCTTTCTGGACCCGAATCCTGTGGTGATGCTGGAGCACAAAGGCTTGTACTGGTCCAAAGTACCGGGTACCGAAGACGCCAAGACCATTGAGCCAGACGCTGATTATATTCTGCCGCTAGGCAAAGCCAACGTAGTGCAACAAGCCCATGAAGATGAATTGCGTAACGGCAACAGCGTGACCGTCATTACCTACGGCATGGGCGTGTATTGGGCCAAGGCCGCCAGTAAGCAGTTGCCCGGATCTGTGGAGATTGTAGACCTGCGCACCCTAAATCCTTTGGACTGGGAGACCGTTATCGCTTCAGTGTACCGTCATGGCAAAGTATTGGTCCTGACAGAGGAGCCCTTGATGAACTCCTTCGCAGAATCCTTGGCAGGTCGAATTTCCAAAGAATGCTTTCAGAAGTTAGATGCCCCGGTGTTTACCTTAGGCGCTGAAAACCTTCCAGCTATTCCGTTGAATGTAGAGCTGGAGAAGATGATGCTGCCTAATGCTGATAAGGTGCTGGCTGCTTTGACCGAATTGTTGGAGTATTAA
- a CDS encoding rhodanese-like domain-containing protein has protein sequence MKSVLLALMMCVMFLGACAQDKPSELLTPVQYKSLAQKEKGVLLDVRTPEEFAAGHLHTALNSDFSGGKFGKEFTAWDKDKTYYVYCASGNRSGKAVQQMKAAGFTKVYNIGGFTSLKEAGVPVGDQK, from the coding sequence ATGAAATCAGTCCTATTAGCCTTGATGATGTGCGTTATGTTTCTGGGCGCCTGCGCGCAGGACAAACCAAGTGAGCTATTGACGCCGGTACAATACAAAAGCCTAGCCCAGAAAGAAAAGGGAGTATTGCTGGATGTGAGGACGCCTGAAGAGTTCGCGGCCGGGCATTTGCATACCGCGCTTAACTCAGATTTTAGCGGAGGTAAGTTCGGGAAGGAGTTTACCGCGTGGGACAAAGACAAAACCTATTACGTGTACTGCGCCTCTGGCAATAGAAGCGGCAAGGCCGTCCAGCAAATGAAGGCTGCGGGCTTTACCAAGGTATACAACATTGGTGGTTTTACTTCATTGAAAGAAGCCGGAGTTCCGGTAGGCGACCAGAAGTAA
- a CDS encoding BamA/TamA family outer membrane protein translates to MLCLLGACSPTRHLAANEKLLRRIKLEGVEQNDKAAIAALYRQKPNRRVLGFPLYLHLYYLGKRFYNPDRIQKEIEEETTDFNRKVAKAGSDSVHVDKIIERKENKLAKLQNKKENGNWMMRTVGEPPAIFDSLLLVESVDQVKLYLNSKGYFRSAVTASKEEKAKKVFVTLHIKEDAPFKITQHSYSIPDTAVLGLIKATEPASHIKLQQNFDEAILTQERVRIEALLKNNGYYDFRQQFVSFEADTSFEAYTVRMVTQVANPSDTSVHKVYTINKVSFISDAGTSRFGRQRDTLLLNNVYYLAYRQRFSPKILDRKVIIRPGQKYSNTNTLDNQRLLSSLDMFKYTTINYTKLADTIHTQSHTGQLNAVINTSPLPRFQETTEVGATFTERVPGPYTSLRFRIRNFFGGAELFDIGVRAGVEGQLQISDGTVGRRTEIGTDLGITFPQFLVPFNTNKILVSYNPRTRVSTGYTYVDRNEYTRTNFNVSLDYIWQKRNVHQFSFSPVDLNIISVPRIQESFRENLVSLEAQGYPLLQSFNDAFVSSVHFTSLFNTANYNQTNDAKLVRLFVESGGFLGQYLAQSFDKLNTYKFLKGSFDYRRYHPVGPNMMFVYRGNVGLAKPMGGSQILPYDKFFFAGGPSSVRAWLPRRLGPGSSASINNTDNTINYNFEKPGEILIELNSEYRFRMFRFGTTMVNGAVFLDAGNVWLFKEGATTPGAVNGDPEEGLVSQPGAKFEFNRFYQELAVGTGFGVRLDFGFAILRFDIATKVHDPARAKGERFVLGDFQPTKVIGNSNQTTFNLGIGYPF, encoded by the coding sequence ATGCTGTGCCTTTTAGGGGCCTGCTCGCCAACCCGTCATTTGGCCGCCAATGAGAAACTGTTGCGCCGCATCAAGCTGGAGGGCGTGGAGCAGAATGACAAGGCCGCCATTGCCGCGCTCTACCGCCAAAAGCCCAACAGACGCGTCTTAGGCTTTCCATTGTACCTGCACCTCTACTATTTAGGCAAGCGCTTCTACAACCCTGACCGCATCCAGAAGGAGATAGAAGAAGAAACCACTGACTTTAACCGCAAGGTAGCCAAGGCCGGCAGTGACTCCGTGCACGTGGACAAGATCATTGAGCGGAAGGAAAATAAACTGGCCAAGCTGCAGAACAAAAAAGAGAATGGGAACTGGATGATGCGCACTGTGGGCGAGCCACCGGCCATATTCGACTCCTTATTGCTGGTGGAATCTGTGGACCAAGTCAAATTGTACCTCAACTCCAAAGGCTATTTTAGGAGCGCCGTGACCGCCAGCAAAGAGGAAAAGGCGAAGAAGGTCTTTGTGACGCTGCACATCAAAGAGGACGCTCCCTTTAAAATCACCCAGCACTCCTACTCTATTCCAGACACGGCGGTGCTTGGTTTGATTAAGGCGACTGAGCCGGCCAGCCACATCAAGCTGCAGCAGAATTTTGACGAGGCCATTCTTACCCAAGAGCGCGTAAGGATTGAGGCGCTCCTGAAAAACAACGGCTATTATGATTTCAGGCAGCAGTTTGTCTCGTTTGAGGCAGACACCAGCTTTGAAGCCTACACCGTGCGCATGGTGACGCAGGTGGCCAACCCCTCAGATACATCGGTGCATAAGGTGTATACCATTAACAAGGTTTCCTTCATCTCAGATGCGGGCACATCCAGGTTTGGCAGGCAGCGGGATACCTTGCTCTTGAACAATGTCTATTATTTGGCCTACCGTCAGCGGTTCTCGCCTAAGATTCTGGACCGGAAAGTGATTATTCGACCAGGACAGAAATATTCCAATACTAACACGCTTGACAACCAGCGGCTCCTGTCCAGCCTGGATATGTTCAAGTACACCACCATCAATTACACCAAGCTGGCGGACACGATCCATACCCAGAGCCACACGGGTCAATTGAACGCCGTCATCAATACCTCCCCGCTGCCTAGGTTTCAGGAGACCACCGAGGTGGGCGCTACCTTCACGGAGCGCGTGCCGGGACCGTATACCAGTTTGCGTTTCAGGATCAGGAATTTCTTTGGCGGCGCAGAACTGTTTGACATTGGGGTACGCGCCGGCGTGGAGGGACAGTTGCAGATTAGTGACGGGACCGTGGGCCGCCGTACCGAGATTGGCACCGACCTGGGCATCACCTTTCCGCAGTTTCTAGTGCCCTTTAACACCAACAAGATTCTGGTCAGTTACAACCCCAGAACCAGGGTCAGTACTGGCTACACGTATGTGGACAGAAACGAGTACACCCGTACCAATTTCAACGTGTCTTTGGACTACATCTGGCAGAAACGGAACGTGCACCAGTTCAGCTTCTCGCCGGTAGATTTGAACATCATCAGCGTCCCTAGAATTCAGGAAAGCTTCAGAGAGAACCTGGTGAGCTTAGAGGCGCAGGGCTACCCGTTGCTGCAAAGCTTCAATGACGCCTTTGTGTCATCGGTGCACTTTACCAGTTTGTTCAACACGGCCAATTACAACCAGACCAATGACGCGAAACTAGTGCGGCTGTTTGTTGAGTCGGGCGGTTTTCTAGGACAGTACTTGGCGCAAAGCTTTGACAAGCTGAACACCTATAAATTCTTAAAGGGAAGCTTTGACTATCGCCGGTACCACCCCGTGGGTCCCAACATGATGTTTGTGTACAGAGGAAACGTGGGCCTTGCCAAACCCATGGGTGGCTCGCAGATTCTGCCGTATGACAAGTTCTTTTTCGCCGGTGGCCCATCCAGTGTGCGTGCTTGGTTGCCTAGACGTCTGGGGCCTGGGTCCAGCGCCAGTATTAACAACACCGACAATACCATCAATTACAACTTTGAGAAACCAGGCGAAATACTGATTGAACTGAACTCTGAGTACAGGTTCAGGATGTTTAGGTTTGGGACCACCATGGTCAACGGCGCCGTCTTCTTGGATGCAGGTAACGTCTGGCTGTTTAAAGAAGGTGCTACCACTCCTGGGGCCGTAAACGGTGACCCCGAAGAAGGTTTAGTAAGCCAGCCTGGTGCCAAGTTTGAGTTCAACCGTTTCTATCAGGAACTGGCTGTAGGCACGGGCTTTGGCGTGCGTCTGGATTTTGGGTTTGCCATTTTGCGCTTTGACATTGCCACCAAGGTCCATGATCCTGCCCGCGCCAAAGGCGAACGCTTTGTCTTAGGCGATTTCCAGCCCACCAAAGTCATTGGCAACAGCAACCAAACCACCTTTAACCTAGGGATTGGGTATCCCTTTTAG
- a CDS encoding NAD(P)/FAD-dependent oxidoreductase: MKKELDVVLAPEVAYDPALLDRELLQLAGISASEEAAYIHKIKRSIDARSRQVQVKIRADVYAQVPDISQLIPTHQYPELKPDAKRVLIVGAGPAGLFAALRCIQLGLKPVVLERGKDVRARRRDLAAINKEHIVNPDSNYCFGEGGAGTYSDGKLYTRSKKRGDVQRVLQIFVQHGATQDILFDAHPHIGTNKLPVLIAQLRETILNAGGEIHFDTRVTDFIIEGQQMRGVHTATDATFEGEAVILATGHSARDIYELLHAKNILIEAKPFAMGVRVEHQQSLIDGIQYHCNGDRGNYLPAASYALVQQVDYKGQQRGVFSFCMCPGGFIVPSATAPGEVVVNGMSPSRRDSKFANSGIVVAINLEDMDLKNHGALAGLRLQQAMEQKACAVAGGTQVAPAQRLQDFVKGKVSSSLLETSYQPGLASVDMLDMLPPMIGQRLRGGFQEFGYKMRGYLTNEAQIVGVESRTSSPVRIPRDKETLQHPQIQNLFPCAEGAGYAGGIVSAAMDGERCAEQVALLIQR; encoded by the coding sequence ATGAAAAAAGAACTTGATGTGGTCTTGGCGCCAGAGGTGGCCTATGACCCAGCATTGCTTGACCGCGAACTCCTCCAATTAGCCGGTATATCTGCCTCAGAAGAAGCCGCCTACATCCACAAAATCAAACGCTCCATAGACGCCCGCAGCCGCCAGGTGCAAGTGAAGATTCGCGCCGATGTCTATGCGCAGGTCCCAGATATTTCGCAGCTTATTCCCACCCACCAATACCCTGAACTCAAGCCAGACGCCAAACGCGTCCTGATTGTAGGTGCGGGCCCAGCTGGTCTGTTTGCGGCTTTGCGTTGCATACAGTTAGGCTTGAAACCGGTGGTGCTGGAACGTGGCAAGGACGTGCGCGCCAGAAGAAGAGATTTGGCCGCCATCAACAAAGAGCACATCGTGAACCCAGATTCCAATTATTGCTTCGGCGAAGGCGGGGCGGGCACCTACTCTGATGGTAAGCTCTACACCCGATCCAAGAAGCGCGGCGATGTGCAACGCGTGTTGCAGATTTTTGTGCAGCATGGTGCTACCCAGGATATTTTGTTTGACGCCCATCCGCATATTGGAACCAACAAGCTCCCGGTCTTAATTGCTCAGCTCAGGGAAACCATCCTTAACGCCGGCGGCGAAATCCATTTTGACACCCGCGTCACTGATTTTATAATAGAGGGCCAGCAGATGCGCGGCGTTCATACTGCCACTGATGCCACCTTTGAAGGCGAGGCCGTGATCTTGGCAACCGGCCACTCGGCTCGTGATATTTACGAGTTGCTGCACGCGAAGAATATTCTCATAGAGGCCAAGCCGTTTGCCATGGGCGTGCGGGTAGAGCACCAGCAGAGTCTGATTGACGGCATTCAGTATCACTGCAACGGAGACCGCGGAAACTATTTACCAGCAGCCAGTTATGCCCTGGTGCAGCAAGTGGATTACAAAGGCCAGCAGCGCGGGGTCTTCTCCTTCTGCATGTGCCCGGGCGGTTTCATTGTTCCGTCGGCCACCGCACCTGGCGAGGTGGTGGTAAACGGCATGTCCCCTAGCCGCCGCGACTCCAAGTTTGCCAATTCTGGGATAGTGGTGGCCATTAACCTGGAGGACATGGACCTGAAAAATCACGGAGCCTTAGCGGGGTTGCGCTTGCAGCAGGCCATGGAGCAAAAAGCCTGTGCCGTGGCCGGTGGCACGCAAGTGGCACCTGCCCAACGTCTCCAAGACTTTGTGAAAGGAAAAGTGTCTTCTTCCCTATTAGAAACTTCGTACCAGCCTGGTTTGGCCAGTGTAGACATGTTGGACATGTTGCCTCCTATGATAGGGCAACGTCTACGTGGCGGGTTCCAAGAGTTTGGCTACAAAATGCGCGGCTATTTGACCAACGAGGCCCAGATTGTGGGTGTAGAAAGCAGAACCTCTTCGCCGGTACGCATACCCAGAGACAAGGAAACTTTGCAGCATCCTCAGATTCAGAACCTCTTCCCCTGCGCCGAGGGCGCTGGTTACGCGGGTGGCATTGTGTCGGCGGCCATGGACGGTGAACGCTGTGCGGAGCAGGTGGCTTTGTTGATTCAGCGGTAA
- a CDS encoding CoA-binding protein has translation MKKTVVIGASDNPSRFSYKAVHQLKSYGHEVVPVGIRRGEVAGLPIETDKPTIDEVDTVTLYVGPQNQPSWYDYILSLHPKRIIFNPGTENFELENKAKEQNIQTLHACTLVMLSVGNY, from the coding sequence ATGAAAAAGACAGTAGTAATAGGCGCCTCAGATAACCCCTCAAGGTTTAGTTATAAGGCTGTGCATCAATTGAAAAGCTATGGCCATGAAGTAGTGCCCGTGGGCATTAGGCGTGGCGAAGTTGCCGGGTTGCCCATTGAAACCGATAAACCAACCATAGACGAGGTAGACACGGTGACCTTGTATGTAGGGCCGCAGAACCAGCCAAGCTGGTATGACTATATATTGTCCTTGCACCCAAAACGCATCATCTTTAACCCGGGCACAGAAAATTTCGAACTGGAGAACAAGGCCAAGGAACAGAATATCCAAACCTTGCACGCCTGCACCTTAGTGATGCTATCGGTGGGCAATTATTAA
- a CDS encoding tryptophan 2,3-dioxygenase family protein produces the protein MADPIFKPEVLEMLSRLEQKYKPLGQDLASYLEGLLYADFLNYWDYIHLDTLLSLQNPRTKIPDEEIFIMYHQITELYFKLCLHEYRQIADDPAPTAAMLTLRVGRINRYFENLINSFEVMVEGMDQKEFLKFRMTLMPASGFQSVQYRMIEIASTDLRNLTDKAKREALGLQTTDEEMFGCIYWKEGATEAASGAKTLTLLQFEEKYSDQLIAHAREYKDKNIFAVFNRLTPEEQLNEKLIKHLKELDSNVNVNWPLMHYKSAVRYLQRDPDVIAATGGTNWQKYLPPKFQKRIFYPNIWTQEEMDNWGKGWVNSIIGEVD, from the coding sequence ATGGCAGATCCTATTTTCAAGCCTGAAGTTTTAGAAATGCTCAGCAGACTGGAGCAGAAATACAAACCCCTGGGACAGGACCTAGCGTCTTACCTGGAGGGTCTTTTGTATGCAGACTTCCTTAACTACTGGGATTATATCCACTTGGACACGTTGCTCAGCCTCCAAAACCCAAGAACTAAAATTCCGGATGAGGAGATCTTCATCATGTACCACCAGATCACCGAGCTGTATTTTAAGCTGTGCCTGCATGAGTACAGACAAATAGCCGATGACCCCGCTCCTACCGCTGCCATGTTGACTCTGCGCGTAGGACGCATCAACCGGTATTTTGAAAACCTCATCAACTCCTTTGAGGTGATGGTGGAGGGCATGGACCAGAAGGAGTTCCTCAAGTTCAGGATGACGTTGATGCCGGCCAGCGGATTCCAATCGGTACAGTACCGCATGATTGAGATAGCCTCTACAGATCTGCGCAACCTCACAGACAAAGCCAAGCGCGAGGCTCTGGGTCTGCAAACCACAGATGAGGAGATGTTTGGCTGCATTTATTGGAAAGAAGGCGCGACAGAAGCAGCCTCAGGCGCTAAAACATTGACCTTGCTTCAGTTTGAAGAAAAATACTCTGACCAACTCATTGCCCACGCCCGCGAGTACAAAGACAAGAACATTTTTGCCGTCTTTAATAGGTTAACCCCAGAGGAACAGCTGAACGAAAAGCTGATCAAGCACCTAAAGGAGCTGGACAGCAACGTGAACGTGAACTGGCCGCTCATGCACTACAAATCTGCCGTGCGCTACCTGCAACGCGACCCAGACGTAATTGCGGCCACGGGTGGCACCAACTGGCAGAAGTACCTGCCTCCAAAATTCCAGAAGCGCATCTTCTATCCTAACATTTGGACCCAAGAGGAAATGGACAACTGGGGCAAAGGCTGGGTGAACAGCATCATCGGGGAAGTAGATTAA
- a CDS encoding outer membrane beta-barrel protein codes for MKRMYALLSAIMMAAAIALPSRAETKVAFQPVAQDTLIMKLKNNSQVLVVVKDLKDLKSIKAMNLDSLVSLLDKHTTEIERAGSAANDQPVTITVDGGNKNEDINITITQDTKDGRQVIKKEIKNVKIDVSVDGDDDESTLKVNVGKDDDDDDDEDEKEIVRNPKSGYDFQIDLGVSTWANKEMLPGSTESVQLKTFGSRYVSLNSKWMNRLGGENSPVRLHSGFTLDFHNYMFDDNTMLVNAGERVSFVRPNDLSLDKSKLATTTLTIPLELGLDFRNSRGKSNFRIGAGGFAGYMIGSHTKIKYSKNGDTEKSKEKDDFHLQDFQYGLSGFVGVRSLEFFVKYNLNELFEENKGPKANALAIGMRIMKF; via the coding sequence ATGAAACGTATGTACGCCCTGCTCTCGGCCATCATGATGGCTGCTGCAATCGCCTTGCCTTCTCGCGCCGAAACAAAAGTGGCTTTCCAGCCTGTAGCGCAAGATACTTTGATTATGAAGCTCAAAAACAACTCCCAGGTGCTGGTAGTGGTGAAAGACCTCAAGGATCTGAAAAGTATAAAAGCCATGAACCTGGATTCTCTGGTTTCCCTGCTAGACAAGCACACTACAGAAATTGAAAGAGCCGGCTCTGCTGCCAATGACCAACCCGTGACCATTACCGTAGACGGCGGCAACAAAAATGAGGACATCAACATCACCATCACCCAAGACACCAAAGACGGCCGTCAGGTGATCAAAAAGGAAATCAAAAACGTGAAGATTGACGTGAGCGTGGACGGAGATGACGATGAGTCTACCCTGAAAGTGAACGTGGGTAAAGATGATGATGACGACGATGACGAGGATGAAAAAGAAATAGTACGCAATCCTAAGTCTGGGTATGATTTCCAGATTGACCTGGGCGTAAGCACTTGGGCCAACAAAGAAATGCTTCCTGGATCCACTGAAAGCGTGCAGCTAAAAACATTTGGTTCTCGCTATGTAAGCTTAAACTCAAAATGGATGAACCGCTTAGGTGGTGAAAACAGCCCGGTTCGCTTGCACTCTGGTTTTACCTTAGACTTCCACAACTACATGTTTGACGACAACACCATGCTAGTGAATGCAGGTGAGCGCGTATCTTTTGTAAGACCTAACGACCTGTCTCTGGACAAAAGCAAATTGGCCACTACCACTCTTACCATTCCTCTTGAGTTGGGACTTGACTTTAGAAACAGCCGCGGAAAATCTAACTTCAGAATTGGTGCCGGCGGATTTGCTGGGTACATGATTGGCAGTCATACCAAGATTAAATATTCTAAGAACGGCGACACTGAGAAATCTAAAGAGAAAGATGACTTCCATTTACAAGACTTTCAGTACGGTTTGTCAGGTTTTGTAGGAGTAAGAAGCCTGGAGTTCTTTGTGAAATACAACCTCAACGAATTGTTTGAGGAAAACAAAGGCCCTAAAGCCAATGCCCTGGCCATAGGTATGAGAATCATGAAGTTCTAA